The uncultured Desulfuromonas sp. genome has a segment encoding these proteins:
- a CDS encoding YdcH family protein, whose protein sequence is MDLDQEVIGELFAGDPRFRKLYEEHQLFEKQLQQLDSVSFLSDDQEMERKKIQKMKLAGRDEMEQIIKASNP, encoded by the coding sequence ATGGATCTAGATCAGGAAGTGATCGGTGAATTGTTTGCCGGTGATCCCCGGTTCCGCAAACTGTATGAGGAACATCAACTCTTTGAGAAACAGTTGCAGCAACTCGACAGCGTATCGTTTCTCTCCGACGACCAGGAGATGGAACGGAAAAAAATTCAGAAAATGAAATTGGCCGGTAGAGATGAAATGGAGCAGATTATCAAAGCGAGCAACCCGTAG
- the ilvD gene encoding dihydroxy-acid dehydratase has product MPEYRSAKSVQGRNMAGARALWQATGVHSEDFGKPIIAVVNSFTQFVPGHVHLKDLGQLVVSEIEKNGGIAKEMNTMAICDGIAMGHNGMLYSLPSRELIADTVEYMANAHCVDALVCISNCDKVTPGMLMASMRLNIPTIFVTGGPMEAGQARVAGKDVALDLVDAMVVAADPTKSDEEVAVYEGNSCPTCGSCSGMFTANSMNCLTEALGMSLPGNGSLLATHAYRKELFVEAAERIVGLAKAWYENDDAGVLPRSIATKKAFENAMRLDIAMGGSTNTVLHLLGVAREAEVDFTMEDINRLSLNTPNLCKVAPAVQYYHMEDVHRAGGVLGILAELDRAGLVHRDVGTVHCNSMGEALQKWDLATSDDPETKRRYLAAPGRKRCLEPFAQDALWESADLDREKGCIRSIDYAYSADGGLAVLYGNLAPEGCIVKTAGVDESNLTFAGPACIFESQEEAIDGILGDKVKSGDVVMIRYEGPKGGPGMQEMLYPTSYLKSKGLGKACALVTDGRFSGGTSGLSIGHVSPESAEGGPMGLIENGDQVTIDIPNRIIRAEVSDDVLDQRRQAMEALGDKAWQPKERQREVSRALQNYAATTTSAARGAVRDLEQLKK; this is encoded by the coding sequence ATGCCCGAGTATCGTTCCGCAAAATCCGTTCAAGGAAGAAACATGGCTGGCGCCCGTGCCTTGTGGCAGGCGACAGGAGTACACTCTGAAGATTTCGGCAAGCCGATCATTGCTGTGGTAAATTCCTTTACCCAGTTTGTGCCCGGCCATGTCCATCTCAAGGATCTTGGGCAACTCGTGGTGAGCGAAATTGAGAAAAACGGTGGCATCGCGAAAGAGATGAATACCATGGCCATTTGCGACGGTATTGCCATGGGACACAACGGCATGCTCTACAGCCTGCCGTCGCGTGAGCTGATTGCCGATACCGTTGAATATATGGCCAATGCCCACTGCGTTGATGCGCTGGTGTGTATCTCCAACTGTGACAAGGTTACCCCCGGTATGTTGATGGCCTCCATGCGCCTCAATATCCCGACCATCTTCGTCACCGGCGGCCCCATGGAAGCGGGACAGGCCCGCGTTGCCGGCAAGGACGTGGCTCTTGATCTTGTTGATGCCATGGTTGTTGCCGCAGATCCGACAAAAAGCGATGAAGAAGTTGCCGTTTATGAAGGAAATTCATGCCCGACCTGTGGCTCCTGCTCGGGAATGTTTACCGCCAATTCCATGAACTGTCTGACGGAAGCGCTGGGGATGAGCCTGCCCGGCAATGGGAGTCTTCTGGCCACTCATGCTTATCGCAAAGAGCTGTTTGTTGAGGCGGCTGAGCGCATCGTTGGTCTGGCCAAAGCCTGGTATGAAAATGACGATGCCGGCGTGCTGCCGCGTTCCATCGCCACCAAGAAGGCATTTGAGAATGCCATGCGGCTGGATATTGCCATGGGTGGTTCCACCAATACCGTGCTTCATTTACTCGGTGTTGCCCGTGAAGCTGAGGTGGATTTCACCATGGAGGATATCAACCGCCTGTCGCTGAATACACCTAACCTGTGCAAGGTGGCACCGGCCGTTCAGTATTACCACATGGAAGATGTTCATCGTGCCGGTGGCGTTCTCGGCATTCTTGCCGAGTTGGATCGTGCCGGTCTGGTTCATCGTGATGTGGGTACCGTTCACTGCAACTCCATGGGGGAGGCGCTGCAGAAATGGGATCTGGCAACATCGGATGATCCTGAAACCAAGCGACGTTATCTGGCCGCTCCGGGGCGTAAGCGCTGCCTGGAGCCGTTTGCTCAGGACGCATTGTGGGAGTCTGCTGATCTTGACCGGGAAAAAGGCTGTATCCGTTCCATTGATTATGCGTATAGTGCTGACGGTGGACTGGCTGTGCTTTACGGCAATCTGGCTCCGGAAGGCTGCATTGTCAAAACCGCCGGTGTTGACGAATCCAATCTGACCTTTGCCGGTCCAGCCTGTATTTTTGAAAGTCAGGAAGAGGCGATTGACGGCATTCTTGGCGATAAGGTTAAATCCGGTGATGTCGTGATGATCCGTTACGAAGGGCCTAAAGGCGGACCGGGGATGCAGGAAATGCTCTATCCGACCAGTTACCTGAAATCCAAAGGTCTCGGTAAAGCCTGCGCACTGGTCACTGATGGACGTTTCTCCGGTGGTACCTCTGGACTGTCCATCGGCCATGTTTCACCGGAGTCGGCTGAAGGAGGCCCCATGGGACTGATCGAAAATGGTGACCAGGTCACCATTGATATTCCCAACCGGATCATCCGTGCTGAAGTGAGTGACGACGTGCTCGATCAACGTCGTCAGGCCATGGAAGCTCTGGGAGACAAGGCCTGGCAACCCAAAGAGCGTCAGCGTGAAGTGAGCCGGGCGCTGCAGAATTATGCGGCAACGACAACCAGTGCGGCCCGCGGCGCGGTGCGTGATCTGGAACAATTGAAAAAATAA